The following proteins are encoded in a genomic region of Variovorax paradoxus:
- a CDS encoding M61 family metallopeptidase: MAAPAVSRRAVAQPAAAVRYRIECADLHAHLFAVTLTIEAPAAQQRVSLPVWIPGSYLVREFAKNLQGLRATQGRRKPVLTQLDKCSWQIDCVPGQPLVLHYQVCAYDNSVRTAWLDAERGFFNGTSLCLRVEGQTDAPHALDIVAPASSSDDMRWSCATALVPSKTDKQGFGSYLAAGYDELADSPVEMGAFWSAEFEACGVPHRFVIAGAAASFDGERLIADTQAICEAEIRFWHGDKAGKRGGPKLPIDRYVFMLNAVDDGYGGLEHRHSTALICNRRDLPQRGAKKQPEGYTTLMGLISHEYFHTWNVKRMRPAEFAQYDYSRENYTQLLWFFEGFTSYYDDLLLRRAGRIDDAGYLRLLNKTINQVLQTPGRLVQPVADASFDAWVKYYRQDEQTPNSTVSYYTKGALVALCFDLTLRREGKGTLDDVMRHLWVQSRGGPISEADMATALEAVGGRSYAAEIAQWVHSTDELPLADLLRAHGVAALEDPSQPAQALGLRVAEASGSVQVKVVLRGGAAEKAGFSANDEWIGIELPAAGKKGQQRSAQAWRIAKLDDLALYLGDATRFTALVARDRKLLRLPLVRPEGATTWRLFLHDAAKVTAWLAPGARR, encoded by the coding sequence ATGGCCGCGCCAGCCGTTTCGCGGCGCGCCGTGGCGCAGCCGGCCGCAGCGGTGCGCTATCGCATCGAATGCGCGGACCTGCATGCGCACCTGTTCGCCGTCACCTTGACCATCGAAGCACCTGCCGCGCAGCAACGCGTTTCGCTGCCGGTGTGGATTCCGGGCAGCTACCTGGTGCGCGAGTTCGCCAAGAACCTGCAGGGCCTGCGCGCCACGCAAGGGCGCCGCAAGCCCGTGCTGACGCAGCTCGATAAGTGCAGCTGGCAAATCGACTGCGTGCCGGGCCAGCCGCTGGTGCTGCACTATCAGGTCTGCGCCTACGACAACTCGGTGCGCACCGCCTGGCTCGACGCCGAACGCGGCTTCTTCAACGGCACGAGCCTCTGCCTTCGGGTCGAAGGCCAGACCGATGCGCCGCATGCGCTGGACATCGTCGCACCCGCTTCTTCATCTGACGATATGCGGTGGTCGTGTGCCACCGCCCTGGTGCCTTCGAAGACCGACAAGCAGGGCTTCGGCAGTTACCTGGCCGCCGGCTACGACGAGCTGGCCGACAGCCCGGTCGAGATGGGCGCCTTCTGGAGCGCGGAGTTCGAAGCCTGCGGCGTGCCGCACCGCTTCGTCATCGCGGGCGCCGCGGCCTCGTTCGACGGCGAGCGCCTGATCGCCGACACGCAGGCCATCTGCGAAGCCGAAATCCGCTTCTGGCACGGCGACAAGGCAGGCAAGCGCGGCGGGCCGAAGCTGCCCATCGACCGCTACGTGTTCATGCTCAATGCGGTGGACGACGGCTACGGCGGGCTCGAGCACCGGCACTCCACCGCACTGATCTGCAACCGGCGCGACCTGCCGCAGCGCGGCGCCAAGAAGCAGCCAGAGGGCTACACCACGCTGATGGGCCTCATCAGCCACGAGTACTTCCACACCTGGAACGTCAAGCGCATGCGCCCGGCGGAATTCGCGCAGTACGACTACAGCCGCGAAAACTACACGCAACTGCTCTGGTTCTTCGAAGGCTTCACCAGCTACTACGACGACCTGCTGCTGCGCCGCGCCGGCCGCATCGACGACGCGGGCTACCTGCGCCTGCTCAACAAGACCATCAACCAGGTGCTGCAAACGCCGGGCCGCCTCGTGCAGCCGGTCGCCGATGCGAGCTTCGACGCCTGGGTCAAGTACTACCGGCAGGACGAACAAACGCCCAACAGCACCGTGAGCTACTACACCAAGGGCGCGCTGGTGGCACTGTGCTTCGACCTCACGCTGCGGCGCGAAGGCAAGGGCACGCTCGACGACGTGATGCGCCACCTGTGGGTGCAGAGCCGAGGCGGCCCGATCAGCGAGGCCGACATGGCCACCGCGCTCGAGGCCGTGGGCGGACGCTCCTATGCGGCGGAAATTGCGCAGTGGGTGCATTCCACCGACGAGTTGCCGCTCGCGGACTTGCTGCGCGCGCACGGTGTTGCGGCGCTCGAAGACCCTTCGCAGCCGGCGCAGGCGCTGGGACTGCGCGTGGCCGAAGCCAGCGGCAGCGTCCAGGTCAAGGTGGTGCTGCGCGGCGGCGCCGCCGAAAAGGCCGGCTTCTCGGCCAACGACGAGTGGATCGGCATCGAACTGCCCGCCGCCGGCAAGAAGGGACAGCAACGTTCCGCGCAGGCTTGGCGCATTGCCAAGCTCGACGACCTGGCGCTGTATCTCGGCGACGCCACCCGCTTCACCGCGCTGGTGGCGCGCGATCGCAAGCTGTTGCGGCTGCCGCTGGTACGACCGGAAGGTGCCACCACGTGGCGCCTGTTCCTGCACGACGCCGCGAAGGTGACGGCCTGGCTGGCACCGGGTGCGCGGCGCTGA
- a CDS encoding DsbC family protein, translated as MKLARHLLFAACTLGAAVTALAGEAEIRKNLPARIPQFPAIDEVTKSPLSGLYEVRVNGFQIYYTDEQGNYLLQGNLIDVNARKNLTEERIEKLSQVSFDKLPVKDAIKIVRGTGKRKLAVFEDPNCGYCKRFEKDMKTIDNVTVYLFLYPVLGPDSATKSRDIWCSKDKGKAWGDWMETSVKPGAAASSCDVTALQRNVEFGRKYNITGTPTLIFSDGTRAPGAIPAEQVEKQLTASTN; from the coding sequence ATGAAACTCGCACGCCACCTTCTTTTCGCCGCCTGCACGCTGGGTGCGGCCGTCACGGCCCTTGCCGGCGAAGCCGAGATCCGCAAGAACCTTCCGGCGCGCATTCCGCAGTTCCCGGCCATCGACGAAGTCACCAAGTCGCCGCTGTCGGGCCTTTATGAAGTGCGCGTGAACGGGTTCCAGATCTACTACACCGACGAGCAGGGCAACTACCTGCTGCAGGGCAACCTCATCGACGTGAATGCGCGCAAGAACCTGACCGAGGAGCGCATCGAGAAGCTCAGCCAGGTCTCGTTCGACAAGCTGCCCGTGAAAGACGCGATCAAGATCGTACGCGGCACCGGCAAGCGCAAGCTCGCGGTGTTCGAAGACCCGAACTGCGGCTACTGCAAGCGCTTCGAGAAAGACATGAAGACGATCGACAACGTCACCGTCTACCTGTTCCTCTACCCGGTGCTCGGCCCCGACTCGGCAACCAAGTCGCGCGACATCTGGTGCAGCAAGGACAAGGGCAAGGCCTGGGGCGACTGGATGGAAACCAGCGTCAAACCCGGCGCCGCGGCAAGCAGCTGCGACGTGACCGCCCTGCAGCGCAACGTGGAATTCGGCCGCAAGTACAACATCACGGGCACGCCCACGCTGATCTTCAGCGACGGCACCCGCGCGCCGGGCGCCATTCCGGCGGAGCAGGTCGAGAAGCAACTCACCGCTTCCACCAACTGA
- a CDS encoding FAD-dependent monooxygenase yields MALPPEVCIRGAGIVGRTLALLLARERVRVALVAPSAVAGQEDIRAYALNTASKTLLESLRAWPDAAHATPVREMLVNGDEGGRVQFNAVRQKVDALAWIVDVPALEQRLADAVRFQPQVEIVAEPVPAPLTVVCEGKASTTRDALGVSYAVTRYPQHAIAARLEAAQSHDGVARQWFNDKGEVLALLPMGGAHGRSLALVWSVDQLRAPALLAQSAEEFNAAASEASHGALGPLQLTSERAAWPLARAIADRWTGAMPTPAQGPSAPSSQSWALAGDAAHTVHPLAGQGLNLGLADAAMLADVIKHRDYWRSVGDARLLRRYERARRADVLQMSLATDGLQQLFSHSAGPLPALRNWGMRGFDRTRLLKHWIANQAMGLKA; encoded by the coding sequence ATGGCCCTCCCCCCTGAAGTTTGCATACGCGGTGCCGGCATCGTCGGCCGCACGCTGGCCCTGCTGCTGGCGCGCGAGCGCGTGCGCGTTGCGCTGGTGGCTCCGTCCGCCGTGGCGGGCCAGGAAGACATCCGGGCCTATGCGCTCAACACCGCCTCGAAGACGCTGCTCGAATCGCTGCGCGCCTGGCCGGACGCGGCCCATGCCACGCCGGTGCGCGAAATGCTCGTGAACGGCGACGAGGGCGGCCGCGTGCAATTCAACGCCGTGCGCCAGAAGGTCGATGCGCTGGCCTGGATCGTCGACGTGCCCGCGCTGGAGCAGCGGCTGGCCGACGCGGTCCGCTTCCAGCCCCAGGTCGAGATCGTGGCCGAGCCCGTGCCCGCCCCGCTCACCGTGGTGTGCGAGGGCAAGGCCAGCACCACGCGCGATGCGCTGGGCGTGAGCTACGCGGTGACCCGCTATCCGCAGCATGCGATTGCGGCGCGGCTCGAGGCCGCCCAGTCGCATGACGGCGTTGCGCGCCAATGGTTCAACGACAAGGGCGAGGTACTGGCGCTGCTGCCGATGGGCGGCGCGCACGGCCGTTCGCTCGCGCTGGTGTGGTCGGTCGATCAGCTTCGCGCGCCCGCGCTGCTGGCGCAGAGCGCCGAAGAATTCAATGCCGCCGCGAGCGAGGCCAGCCACGGCGCGCTCGGGCCCCTGCAACTCACGAGCGAGCGCGCCGCCTGGCCGCTCGCGCGCGCCATTGCCGACCGCTGGACCGGCGCCATGCCCACCCCGGCGCAGGGCCCGTCCGCGCCTTCGTCGCAGTCCTGGGCGCTGGCCGGCGATGCCGCCCACACGGTGCATCCGCTCGCGGGCCAGGGCCTCAACCTCGGCTTGGCCGATGCCGCCATGCTGGCCGACGTGATCAAGCACCGCGACTACTGGCGCAGCGTGGGCGACGCGCGCCTGCTGCGCCGCTACGAGCGTGCTCGCCGCGCCGACGTGCTGCAGATGAGCCTGGCCACCGACGGCCTGCAGCAACTTTTCTCGCACAGTGCGGGGCCCCTGCCCGCGCTGCGCAACTGGGGCATGCGCGGCTTCGACCGCACGCGCCTCCTCAAGCATTGGATCGCCAACCAGGCGATGGGCTTGAAGGCATGA
- a CDS encoding MOSC domain-containing protein: protein MSQPAFDLQATISRLFVYPVKSCAGVELPEVLLTETGLEFDRAWMVVDANGEFVTQRQLPRMALIQPQMKQMEVVLRAPGMLALHLAFDRVEKPVRVRVWKDEVAAYDMGDIAAQWFSDFLSKPGKPQTLRLVRFDPEHKRLSSLQWTDGIEAENQFADGYPLLVASEGSLAELNERLAAAGHDAVGIERFRPNIVLAGIESHDEDRVDALHIATGEGEAELQPVKPCTRCPIPDIDPATAVSSPEVGDMLRTYRADARVDGRITFGMNCIVLQGVEHMLKVGQAVGANYRFE, encoded by the coding sequence GTGTCACAGCCCGCTTTCGACCTTCAAGCCACCATCTCGCGCCTGTTCGTCTATCCCGTCAAGTCATGCGCGGGCGTGGAGCTTCCCGAGGTGCTGCTGACCGAAACCGGGCTCGAATTCGACCGCGCATGGATGGTGGTCGACGCCAACGGCGAGTTCGTCACGCAGCGGCAGCTGCCGCGCATGGCGCTGATCCAGCCGCAGATGAAGCAGATGGAAGTGGTGCTGCGCGCGCCGGGCATGCTGGCCCTGCACCTCGCGTTCGACCGGGTCGAGAAGCCGGTGCGCGTGCGCGTCTGGAAAGACGAGGTGGCCGCCTACGACATGGGCGACATCGCCGCGCAGTGGTTCAGCGACTTTCTCTCCAAACCGGGCAAGCCGCAAACGCTGCGCCTGGTGCGCTTCGACCCCGAGCACAAGCGCCTGTCGAGCCTCCAATGGACCGACGGCATCGAGGCGGAGAACCAGTTCGCCGATGGCTATCCGCTGCTGGTCGCCAGCGAAGGGTCGCTGGCCGAGCTCAACGAGCGGCTGGCCGCCGCAGGCCACGATGCGGTCGGCATCGAGCGCTTCCGGCCGAACATCGTGCTGGCGGGCATCGAGTCGCACGACGAGGACCGTGTCGACGCGCTGCACATCGCCACGGGCGAAGGCGAGGCCGAGCTCCAGCCGGTCAAGCCCTGCACGCGTTGCCCGATTCCGGATATCGATCCGGCCACCGCCGTCAGCAGCCCCGAAGTCGGCGACATGCTGCGCACCTACCGCGCTGACGCACGTGTCGACGGCCGCATCACCTTCGGCATGAACTGCATCGTGCTGCAGGGGGTGGAGCACATGCTCAAGGTGGGGCAGGCCGTGGGCGCGAACTACCGGTTCGAATAA
- the rbsD gene encoding D-ribose pyranase — MKRTALLNAELSQVIASMGHGDMLVIGDAGLPIPDGPKRIDLAVTRGVPLLTDVLQAVLSEMQVESIVVADEALNGAKALPAWYPQSLGIAPQTVSHEEFKRRSAKARAIVRTGECTPYANIMLIAGVSF; from the coding sequence GTGAAACGTACCGCCCTGCTGAACGCCGAACTCTCCCAGGTCATCGCCTCGATGGGCCATGGCGACATGCTGGTGATCGGCGATGCGGGCTTGCCGATTCCGGACGGTCCAAAGCGCATCGATCTTGCGGTGACACGCGGCGTGCCGCTGCTCACCGATGTGCTTCAAGCTGTTCTTTCGGAGATGCAGGTCGAAAGCATCGTGGTCGCGGACGAAGCGCTGAACGGCGCCAAGGCCCTGCCCGCCTGGTACCCGCAATCGCTCGGCATTGCGCCGCAAACCGTGTCCCACGAAGAGTTCAAGCGCCGCAGCGCGAAGGCACGTGCCATCGTGCGCACGGGCGAATGCACGCCCTACGCCAACATCATGCTCATTGCCGGCGTGAGCTTCTGA
- the rbsK gene encoding ribokinase has translation MSSQPSSSGAPQPPRIVVLGSLNMDIVLRVPHAPSAGETLLGHSIAHIPGGKGANQAVSCAREGGQVGMIGCVGNDAHGQALREALLRDGIDTAALRTDAAEPTGTALILVEDGGQNRIVIVPGANAKVEIDEAVLRQQLQGAAFLVAQFETPLDQVSRAIAVAHDAGCKVLLNPSPVQPIAEPLWPRIDTLVVNEIEAQALCGQAADSPQEAALAGQALRARGIARVVVTLGARGAVAIDTEGARHHPAPQVQAVDTTAAGDTFLGALAVALGEGQSFDDAVRLGIRAAALCIQQPGAQPSIPQRDAVLRSPLPPDWIAL, from the coding sequence GTGAGTTCGCAGCCTTCTTCTTCCGGCGCCCCGCAGCCGCCGCGCATCGTGGTGCTCGGCAGCCTGAACATGGACATCGTGCTGCGCGTACCCCATGCGCCGTCCGCGGGTGAAACCTTGCTGGGGCACTCGATCGCGCACATTCCCGGTGGCAAGGGAGCGAACCAGGCCGTGAGCTGCGCACGCGAAGGCGGGCAGGTCGGAATGATCGGCTGTGTCGGCAACGATGCGCACGGCCAGGCGCTGCGCGAAGCGCTGTTGCGCGACGGCATCGACACCGCTGCGCTGCGCACCGATGCTGCCGAGCCCACCGGCACGGCGCTGATCCTGGTGGAAGACGGCGGCCAAAACCGCATCGTGATCGTCCCCGGCGCCAATGCGAAGGTCGAGATCGACGAGGCGGTGCTGCGGCAACAGCTGCAAGGCGCGGCCTTTCTGGTGGCGCAGTTCGAGACGCCGCTCGACCAGGTTTCTCGTGCCATCGCGGTGGCACATGACGCAGGCTGCAAGGTGCTGCTCAACCCTTCGCCTGTGCAGCCCATCGCCGAGCCGCTGTGGCCACGCATCGATACACTGGTCGTCAACGAGATCGAGGCGCAGGCTCTGTGCGGCCAGGCGGCCGACAGCCCGCAGGAAGCGGCGCTGGCGGGCCAGGCCCTGCGTGCCAGGGGCATCGCACGCGTGGTCGTCACGCTCGGCGCGCGCGGTGCCGTGGCCATCGATACCGAGGGGGCGCGCCACCATCCCGCACCGCAAGTACAGGCGGTCGACACCACCGCGGCGGGCGACACCTTTCTCGGTGCGCTGGCTGTTGCACTGGGCGAAGGCCAATCGTTCGACGACGCCGTGCGCCTGGGCATCCGCGCGGCCGCGCTGTGCATCCAGCAGCCCGGCGCCCAACCCTCCATTCCGCAGCGCGACGCCGTGCTGCGGAGCCCCTTGCCTCCCGACTGGATCGCCCTGTGA
- a CDS encoding LacI family DNA-binding transcriptional regulator, which translates to MATIKDVALRAGVSVTTVSHVVNDTRHVSAKGRERVEEAIRELGYVPNAMARSLKSNTTSTLGMLIPNSSNPYFAEIVRIVEDRCFGAGYTLVLCNTDDEPRRQSVYLQVLAERRIDGLIVVSTGAGDDDSLVTQLHGLRIPTVLVDREIADPACDLVETAHMQGGLLAVRHLLSLGHKRIACIGGPTGVMPSEQRIEGWRIALAEAGATPDIANADVLLWRGGFTSQGGYEAMHAILRTEQAPSAVFVCNDLMAIGALRAAHESGVHVPDDLSIVGFDDIELSAYTSPPLTTVAQPKERIGALAVDMLLERVSGKRRDARKVVLQPELRVRASTARHASFREAAAPSSPALLAEAPPTANRKSRTP; encoded by the coding sequence ATGGCCACCATCAAGGACGTCGCGCTGCGCGCCGGGGTTTCGGTAACCACCGTTTCGCACGTGGTCAACGACACGCGCCACGTGAGCGCCAAGGGCCGCGAGCGCGTCGAAGAAGCGATTCGCGAACTGGGCTACGTGCCCAACGCCATGGCGCGCAGCCTGAAGAGCAACACCACCTCGACGCTCGGCATGCTGATTCCGAACAGCTCGAACCCGTACTTTGCCGAGATCGTGCGCATCGTGGAAGACCGCTGCTTCGGCGCCGGCTACACGCTGGTGCTGTGCAACACCGACGACGAGCCCCGCCGCCAGAGCGTCTACCTGCAGGTGCTGGCCGAGCGCCGCATCGACGGGCTGATCGTGGTGTCGACCGGCGCCGGCGACGACGACTCGCTCGTCACCCAGCTGCACGGCCTGCGCATTCCCACGGTGCTGGTCGACCGCGAAATTGCCGACCCGGCCTGCGACCTGGTGGAGACCGCCCACATGCAGGGCGGCCTGCTCGCGGTGCGGCACCTGCTGTCGCTCGGCCACAAGCGCATTGCCTGCATCGGCGGGCCCACCGGCGTGATGCCGAGCGAGCAGCGCATCGAGGGCTGGCGCATCGCGCTGGCCGAAGCCGGCGCCACACCCGACATCGCGAACGCCGATGTGCTGCTGTGGCGCGGCGGCTTCACGAGCCAGGGCGGCTACGAGGCGATGCACGCCATTCTGCGCACCGAGCAGGCGCCCTCGGCCGTGTTCGTGTGCAACGACCTGATGGCGATCGGCGCCTTGCGCGCCGCGCATGAGAGCGGCGTGCACGTGCCCGACGACCTGTCGATCGTCGGCTTCGACGACATCGAGCTCTCGGCCTACACCAGTCCGCCGCTCACCACCGTGGCGCAGCCCAAGGAACGCATCGGCGCACTGGCGGTCGACATGCTGCTGGAGCGCGTGAGCGGCAAGCGGCGCGATGCACGCAAGGTGGTGCTGCAGCCCGAGTTGCGCGTGCGCGCTTCGACGGCGCGGCATGCCAGCTTCCGCGAGGCGGCCGCGCCCTCGTCGCCCGCGCTTTTGGCGGAAGCGCCCCCCACCGCCAACCGAAAGTCCCGCACCCCGTGA
- a CDS encoding ABC transporter permease, translating to MNAAAATSAPPSALKGQLGTYLGLTIVLVGMVALFGTLSEYFFTRETFISIANEIPALAVMAVGMTFVLIIAGIDLSVGSVLALSAAVTAAAILEWKLSVPVAAALGLATGLVCGTVTGAVSVAWRLPSFIVSLGMLEAVRGGAYLVTDSRTQYVGDAISGLAAPWVGGISAAFVLAVVLVVVGQLVLTRTVFGRHVVGIGTNEEAMRLAGIDPRPIRIIVFAATGLLAGLAGLMQSARLEAADPNAGVGIELQVIAAVVIGGTSLMGGRGSVVNTFFGVLIIAVLEAGLAQVGASEPSKRIITGAVIVVAVIIDTLRQRRADRRLT from the coding sequence ATGAACGCAGCCGCTGCCACATCCGCCCCGCCCTCCGCTCTGAAGGGCCAACTGGGCACTTACCTCGGCCTGACGATCGTGCTCGTGGGCATGGTCGCGCTCTTCGGCACGCTGAGCGAATACTTCTTCACGCGCGAAACCTTCATTTCCATTGCCAACGAAATCCCCGCGCTGGCGGTCATGGCCGTCGGCATGACCTTCGTGCTGATCATCGCGGGCATCGATCTCTCGGTGGGCTCGGTGCTGGCCCTCAGCGCCGCGGTGACCGCCGCAGCCATCCTCGAGTGGAAGCTGTCGGTGCCGGTGGCCGCGGCCCTCGGCCTCGCGACCGGGCTGGTGTGCGGCACCGTGACGGGCGCCGTATCGGTCGCATGGCGGCTGCCGAGCTTCATCGTCTCGCTGGGCATGCTCGAAGCGGTGCGCGGCGGCGCCTACCTGGTGACCGATTCGCGCACGCAGTACGTGGGCGACGCCATTTCGGGCCTGGCCGCACCCTGGGTCGGCGGCATCTCCGCCGCCTTCGTGCTCGCGGTGGTGCTGGTGGTCGTCGGCCAGCTGGTGCTCACGCGCACGGTCTTCGGCCGGCATGTGGTGGGCATCGGCACCAACGAAGAAGCCATGCGGCTCGCGGGCATCGACCCGCGGCCGATCCGCATCATCGTGTTCGCCGCTACCGGTCTCCTGGCCGGGCTCGCGGGGCTGATGCAGTCGGCGCGGCTCGAAGCGGCCGACCCCAATGCGGGCGTCGGCATCGAACTGCAGGTGATCGCGGCCGTGGTCATCGGCGGCACCAGCCTCATGGGCGGGCGCGGCTCGGTGGTCAACACCTTTTTCGGCGTGCTGATCATCGCGGTGCTCGAGGCCGGCCTCGCACAGGTGGGTGCCAGCGAGCCGAGCAAACGCATCATCACCGGCGCGGTGATCGTGGTTGCGGTGATCATCGACACCTTGCGCCAGCGCCGGGCCGATCGCCGCCTGACCTAA
- a CDS encoding sugar ABC transporter ATP-binding protein: MTDAHRSTPVLSLSALGKDYAATVLDDVSLVLHAGEVLALTGENGAGKSTLSKIVCGLVQPTRGRMLLGGAAFEPASRRDAERLGVRMVMQELGLVNTLSVAENLLLDRLPNQTGWIRRGKLHELAARQLAKIGMQNIDPATPVARLGIGQQQMVEIARNLQDDTRVLVLDEPTAMLTPRETAHLFEQIDLLKARGVAIVYVSHRLEELQRIADRVAVLRDGRLVDVRAMAGVRESELVQRMVGRAVHEHEGRDRRVAGPVLLSARGIGRAQAVRDVDIDLHAGEVMGLAGLVGSGRTELVRLLFGADRADRGDILLYDGIAATQPVQHARKGWRSPMQAIRAGIGLVTEDRKSQGLLLTQPIRVNATLSDLGAISHAGWLQRAKERSIARRLVELLRIRSRSIEQPVATLSGGNQQKVVFARWLHRECKVLLLDEPTRGVDVGARADLYAELDRMTDAGKALLMVSSDLRELMAMCDRIGVMSAGRLVAVFERGQWSEQSLLAAAFSDAAGRATSSAIPTPLAAEPATSDSNTAQPASADTP, encoded by the coding sequence GTGACTGACGCACATCGCAGTACGCCCGTGCTCTCGCTGAGCGCGCTCGGCAAGGATTACGCGGCGACGGTGCTCGACGACGTCTCCCTGGTCCTGCACGCCGGCGAGGTGCTCGCGCTTACGGGCGAGAACGGTGCCGGCAAGAGCACGCTGTCGAAGATCGTCTGCGGCCTGGTGCAGCCGACGCGCGGTCGGATGCTGCTGGGCGGCGCGGCGTTCGAGCCCGCATCGCGCCGCGATGCCGAGCGCCTGGGCGTGCGCATGGTCATGCAGGAGCTGGGGCTGGTCAACACGCTGTCGGTGGCCGAGAACCTGCTGCTCGACCGGCTGCCCAACCAGACTGGCTGGATCCGTCGCGGCAAGCTGCACGAACTGGCTGCGCGTCAGCTCGCCAAGATCGGCATGCAGAACATCGACCCGGCCACGCCCGTGGCGCGGCTGGGCATCGGCCAGCAGCAGATGGTCGAGATTGCGCGCAACCTGCAGGACGACACGCGCGTGCTGGTGCTCGACGAGCCCACCGCCATGCTCACGCCGCGCGAAACCGCACACCTCTTCGAGCAGATCGACCTGCTGAAGGCGCGCGGCGTGGCCATCGTCTATGTGTCACACCGTCTCGAAGAGCTGCAGCGCATTGCCGACCGCGTGGCAGTGCTGCGCGATGGCCGGCTGGTGGACGTGCGCGCCATGGCCGGTGTGCGCGAATCCGAACTGGTGCAGCGCATGGTCGGCCGCGCGGTGCACGAGCACGAGGGCCGCGACCGCCGTGTGGCCGGTCCGGTGCTGCTGAGTGCGCGCGGCATCGGCCGGGCGCAGGCCGTGCGCGATGTCGACATCGATCTGCACGCGGGCGAAGTCATGGGGCTGGCCGGCCTGGTCGGCTCCGGGCGGACCGAACTCGTGCGGCTGCTGTTCGGCGCCGACCGTGCGGACCGCGGCGACATTCTTCTCTACGACGGCATCGCCGCCACGCAGCCGGTGCAGCACGCCCGCAAAGGCTGGCGCTCGCCGATGCAGGCCATCCGCGCCGGCATCGGCCTGGTGACCGAAGACCGCAAGTCGCAAGGGCTGCTGCTCACGCAACCGATTCGCGTCAACGCGACGCTGAGCGACCTGGGCGCCATCTCGCACGCCGGTTGGCTGCAGCGCGCGAAGGAGCGCAGCATTGCCAGGCGGCTCGTCGAGCTGCTGCGCATCCGCTCGCGCAGCATCGAGCAGCCGGTGGCCACGCTGAGCGGCGGCAACCAGCAGAAGGTGGTGTTCGCGCGCTGGCTGCACCGCGAATGCAAGGTGCTGCTGCTCGACGAGCCCACGCGCGGCGTGGACGTCGGTGCGCGCGCCGATCTGTATGCCGAACTCGACCGCATGACCGACGCCGGCAAGGCGCTCTTGATGGTGTCGAGCGACCTGCGCGAGCTGATGGCCATGTGCGACCGCATCGGCGTGATGAGCGCCGGCCGGCTGGTCGCGGTGTTCGAGCGCGGCCAGTGGAGCGAGCAATCGCTGCTCGCCGCCGCATTCAGCGACGCGGCGGGACGCGCCACCTCATCGGCGATCCCGACGCCCCTGGCGGCGGAACCCGCCACTTCCGATTCGAATACGGCCCAACCGGCCTCCGCCGACACACCATGA